The Amycolatopsis jiangsuensis nucleotide sequence TGCCGGACCCGAACCCGAACCCACCACCCGAGGGGAATGACTCGTGTACGAGGGCGAGATCGCCTCCGTGCTCATCACCGAGCAGCAGATCAAGGACAAGATCGCGGAGCTGGCGGCCAAGATCGCCGCCGATCATCCGGACCACGGCCAGGGCGACCTCATCCTGGTCGGGGTCCTCAAGGGCGCGGTCATGTTCATGACCGACTTCGCACGGGCACTCGAACTGCCCTCGCAGCTGGAGTTCATGGCCGTGTCGTCGTACGGGTCCTCGACCTCGTCCTCGGGCGTGGTGCGCATCCTCAAGGACCTCGACCGCGACATCGCGGGCCGCGACGTGCTGATCGTCGAGGACATCGTCGATTCCGGGCTCACACTCTCGTGGCTGCTGAAGAACCTGGCGAGTCGGAACCCGGCCTCGCTCGAGGTGGTGTCACTGCTGCGCAAGCCGGAGGCGGTCAAGGTCGACGTGCCGGTCCGCTACATCGGCTTCGACATCCCGAACGAGTTCGTGGTCGGCTACGGCCTCGACTACGCCGAGCGCTACCGGGACCTGCCCTACATCGGCACGCTGGACCCGCACGTCTACACGTCCTGAAGAAAGTGTTGCGGCGATCACGCCGGATGCGGAACTCTGATCTCGTCGATCGCGTCATAGGTCGCGACCAGGTGCGTTAACCTATGCGAAGACCTATTGCCATGCGGGCGGGTTGCCGACTCGCGCGGGGGAACGGAGAGAGGGCAGATGGGCGACGCCAACGCGTTCAGGAGCGCGGCTGCGAACGGCCAGGTCGGGATCGATCCCGACGCGGCGCACACCGTGCTGAACAAGATCCGCACCGGCAAGGACGCGGTCGAGGCCCTGCTGAACAGCTCGGGCGTCCTCGCCCAGCCGCCGAAGCTCGGCAACAACCCGGTCGGCAACGCGATGGCGGCGAAGTTCGTGCAGCGCGCCGACGGCGGTGGCGACTCCTACTCCTCCGCGCTGCAGAACCTGCTCGGCCAGTACCAGGCCGCCGAAGAGGGCATCGTCCAGGCGATGGCCCGATACCACGAGATCGACCAGTCCTCGGCCGACCCGTTCCGTAACGCCTGACGTCCTAGGGGGATCAGCAAGTCATGGCACCCAATCAAGGCACCACCGGGATGGACGGTTCCGGCTACGGGCAGCAGGGCGGCTACGCGCCCCCGGCGTCCGGGTCGGCCGTCCCGCTGGGCAGCAACTCGTCGCAGGGCATCGTGGAC carries:
- the hpt gene encoding hypoxanthine phosphoribosyltransferase translates to MYEGEIASVLITEQQIKDKIAELAAKIAADHPDHGQGDLILVGVLKGAVMFMTDFARALELPSQLEFMAVSSYGSSTSSSGVVRILKDLDRDIAGRDVLIVEDIVDSGLTLSWLLKNLASRNPASLEVVSLLRKPEAVKVDVPVRYIGFDIPNEFVVGYGLDYAERYRDLPYIGTLDPHVYTS